Proteins encoded within one genomic window of Trichoderma asperellum chromosome 2, complete sequence:
- a CDS encoding uncharacterized protein (EggNog:ENOG41), whose translation MAVMSSSSTAASGAGNSRLIIEFAPASAAENLSEISAITKLANDVFIEAEVGIWNTGFVRTNDAEVAELIRKGELAVAYLASPSDGPEALQKGQLVGCACVKQLSESTCTLSMLTLDTKHQGLGLGREIFKFVEDHCLSLGCTTLALDILVPTSYAHPLKTRMQAWYIRLGFQEVRLADFAKEHPSLAPLLAGPVVYRAFEKRLR comes from the coding sequence atggcagtcATGAGCTCCTCCTCTACAGCCGCCTCCGGCGCAGGCAACTCCCGCCTTATTATCGAGTTCGCTCCCGCCTCAGCAGCCGAGAATCTGTCAGAGATTTCTGCCATCACAAAGCTCGCCAACGACGTATTCATCGAGGCAGAGGTCGGCATCTGGAACACTGGCTTTGTGCGTACTAATGACGCCGAAGTTGCAGAGTTGATTCGCAAAGGCGAACTAGCAGTTGCATATCTCGCTTCCCCATCCGATGGCCCAGAGGCGTTACAAAAGGGCCAGCTAGTAGGATGCGCGTGTGTCAAGCAACTTTCAGAATCTACATGCACATTGAGCATGCTTACTCTGGATACGAAGCACCAGGGCCTCGGGCTGGGTCGCGAGATATTCAAGTTTGTGGAGGATCACTGCTTATCGTTGGGATGTACTACTCTCGCACTGGATATTCTGGTTCCGACGAGTTACGCCCATCCACTGAAGACGAGAATGCAGGCCTGGTACATTCGGCTAGGATTTCAGGAAGTGAGGCTGGCAGACTTTGCGAAGGAGCATCCGTCTCTGGCGCCACTGTTAGCCGGACCTGTGGTGTACAGGGCATTTGAGAAGAGGTTGCGGTAG
- a CDS encoding uncharacterized protein (EggNog:ENOG41), translated as MSFAAARPETAPIKSFAITSDSRRPQPIKQSHAYTEQLRSLVHSLSELQRSGYIIYQLSGQDLDRKRRCHRCGRHLPNAFKRVKWLPKTPIQGGDGEHSEELQFNRMKQTVMHCKYHPGRIFQRKWSCCNGAPGAPPCQGQEDHTPKIYAAGELEREWRYYGTPAAESGGQKAVAVVIDCEMGTASTGETELIRVSAVDYFSGAVLLDSLVYPDVKMIHYNTRYSGITRQQMENARRTRSCLFGRANARRALWKFVGPNTIVIGHGGNSDLTSLRWIHPVVIDTFIVEKKNRPIEEDKDNNKDNNKGGSKGKEDDTQMEETPEILTSDVPLNGGNEDSQTNNKEKEKEKQKQKPPNQPRQRGGLSLKALAKERLRRDIQMSHKGHDSVEDSIAARDILHWNILKLLEDVMPKIEIA; from the exons ATGTCATTCGCAGCGGCTCGCCCTGAGACCGCTCCCATCAAGTCCTTCGCCATCACTTCAGACAGCCGTCGGCCACAGCCAATCAAGCAGTCTCACGCATATACTGAGCAATTACGCAGCCTGGTTCATTCTCTCTCCGAGCTCCAGAGATCCGGCTATATCATTTACCAGCTTTCGGGGCAGGACCTGGATCGCAAGAGGCGATGTCATCGATGTGGTCGCC ATCTCCCAAATGCCTTCAAAAGGGTCAAATGGCTGCCAAAGACGCCTATTCAAGGGGGGGATGGTGAACATAGCGAAGAGCTGCAGTTTAATAGAATGAAACAGACGGTTATGCATTGCAAGTATCATCCTGGGAGGATCTTCCAAAGG AAATGGTCATGTTGTAATGGTGCACCTGGGGCGCCCCCGTGTCAGGGCCAGGAAGACCATACGCCAAAGATTTACGCTGCTGGGGAGCTAGAAAGAGAGTGGCGATACTATGGAACTCCCGCCGCTGAATCAGGTGGCCAGAAAGCGGTAGCAGTTGTCATTGACTGTGAGATGGGCACGGCTTCGACGGGAGAGACTGAATTAATTCGAGTCTCCGCCGTCGACTACTTCTCTGGCGCTGTTCTTCTAGACAGCCTCGTGTATCCAGATGTTAAGATGATCCATTATAACACGAGATACTCTGGAATTACCAGGCAACAGATGGAGAATGCGCGGCGTACGCGATCTTGCCTATTTGGTCGTGCCAATGCACGAAGAGCTCTATGGAAGTTTGTCGGCCCTAACACTATAGTCATTGGGCACGGCGGCAACTCTGATCTCACCTCTTTGCGCTGGATCCATCCAGTCGTTATCGACACGTTCATTgtcgaaaagaaaaacaggCCAATAGAGGAGGATAAGGATAACAACAAGGATAACAATAAAGGGGGGAGCAAGGGCAAAGAGGACGACACGCAGATGGAAGAAACCCCCGAGATCCTAACCAGTGACGTACCACTCAACGGCGGCAATGAAGACAGCCAAACAAAcaataaagagaaagagaaagagaaacagaaacagaaaccCCCTAACCAGCCAAGGCAGAGAGGAGGGCTATCTCTAAAAGCACTCGCAAAAGAGAGACTTAGACGAGACATTCAAATGAGTCATAAAGGGCATGATAGCGTGGAGGATTCCATTGCCGCAAGAGATATATTGCACTGGAATATCCTCAAGCTCCTTGAAGACGTAATGCCAAAGATAGAGATCGCATAG
- a CDS encoding uncharacterized protein (EggNog:ENOG41), producing the protein MENPHSTAPIERREFRLIALAPSAESETIECSLCSYSLDGSYPEYTALSYAWGQNVRDKVIRLNGTQFPVGNNLWWFLHHMRLRNQYINFWIDAICIDQSNVMERNHQVQIMRKIYSNAQSVSVWLGKVDTSSDSDVAMQWLATRTSCELGNFNFDNFWSLRQAKAILAFCEMNYWRRVWIIQEIMFAKEITIYCGSKHISWNTFEQLVKDLQAISDIGREHHTPCASLILASPAIVIAKAKAAWGGNLQPLTTLLQLYREHEATNILDKVYALHGLAKDSSDIAVDYGITADDLLVKVLHHAYCTLGSITDIKEAKKSLVRFGEMVAEMLDIDYSAKGISFHISMAERQSQDGQAKSVETLHVESADIIEQTKDDTAASTRPRQNVDYLSHDWNKEDIWSCWRYIISNRDEFANSARLENASWRNWVKVKNNLKTISPDELNWLKDYDTTWLFGPLQCSSKNANPPCNEASSVALSKTDFNLNKKPILKRNNLPEFMPQGSLECAPLLKQTTATIPAQETCEPLKRGEDDVAEPVESQRGNQDTSSFAPSGGLSNTTSPFPKLKHIHFNELVEQYIAIDITGDYTYEEDRDIHGDDSNSSDDGIMMKRTRPKKRVPWYKKDSRKPAELDGKIIAKLPPSYLKYRAYTPEIAIDTANRVSLGEFFLALRPPPFKNRAISKWYRKFK; encoded by the exons ATGGAGAATCCCCATTCAACTGCACCGATTGAGCGGAGAGAATTCAGGTTAATTGCATTGGCGCCGAGCGCTGAGTCGGAGACTATTGAATGCAGTTTATGTTCCTATTCTCTCGATGGCAGCTATCCTGAATATACCGCGCTCTCCTATGCATGGGGCCAAAATGTGAGAGACAAGGTTATCAGGCTTAATGGAACTCAGTTCCCGGTTGGGAACAACCTCTGGTGGTTTCTGCATCATATGCGGTTGCGAAATCAGTATATCAATTTTTGGATTGACGCTATATGCATTGACCAGTCAAACGTCATGGAGCGAAATCACCAAGTGCAGATAATGCGGAAGATCTACAGCAACGCCCAATCGGTCTCGGTGTGGCTGGGGAAAGTCGATACTTCCTCCGACAGCGACGTGGCGATGCAATGGTTGGCGACAAGAACATCCTGTGAGCTTGGAAACTTCAATTTTGACAACTTCTGGAGCCTGCGGCAGGCCAAAGCCATATTGGCCTTTTGTGAAATGAACTACTGGCGGAGGGTGTGGATTATCCAAGAAATCATGTTTGCAAAGGAGATTACCATTTACTGCGGCTCCAAACATATTAGCTGGAATACATTTGAGCAGCTAGTCAAGGATCTTCAGGCAATATCCGATATAGGAAGAGAGCACCACACGCCTTGTGCATCTCTAATTCTCGCCAGCCCAGCTATTGTTATTGCCAAGGCGAAGGCAGCATGGGGTGGGAATCTCCAGCCTCTGACAACGTTGCTGCAATTGTATCGTGAGCACGAGGCCACAAATATACTGGATAAAGTGTATGCCTTGCATGGTCTAGCGAAAGATAGCTCAGATATAGCTGTTGACTACGGTATAACTGCCGATGACCTTCTCGTGAAGGTGTTGCATCATGCCTATTGTACTTTGGGATCCATAACTGATATAAAAGAGGCGAAAAAATCTCTTGTCCGCTTTGGGGAAATGGTGGCAGAGATGCTGGATATTGATTACTCGGCGAAAGGAATCAGCTTCCACATCTCCATGGCTGAAAGACAATCTCAGGATGGACAGGCCAAATCCGTCGAAACTTTGCATGTCGAATCTGCCGACATCATCGAGCAAACAAAAGACGATACTGCAGCATCAACCAGGCCACGGCAGAACGTAGACTACTTATCGCATGACTGGAACAAGGAGGATATTTGGTCATGCTGGAGGTACATTATTTCCAACAGAGACGAATTCGCCAACAGCGCTCGACTGGAAAACGCATCTTGGAGAAACTGGGTCAAGGTTAAGAACAACCTCAAAACAATATCGCCAGATGAATTGAACTG GCTCAAAGACTATGATACCACTTGGCTCTTTGGCCCTCTACAGTGCAGCTCCAAGAATGCGAACCCACCTTGCAATGAAGCTTCGAGTGTGGCTCTGTCAAAAACAGATTTTAACCTAAACAAGAAGCCAATTTTGAAGAGGAACAACCTGCCTGAATTCATGCCTCAAGGGTCACTGGAATGCGCACCCCTGTTGAAGCAAACTACAGCGACAATCCCGGCTCAAGAAACTTGTGAGCCTTTGAAGCGTGGAGAAGACGATGTTGCCGAGCCTGTGGAGAGCCAGAGAGGCAATCAAGACACTAGTTCTTTTGCTCCTTCAGGAGGCTTGTCAAATACAACCTCCCCCTTTCCCAAACTCAAACATATTCATTTTAATGAGCTAGTAGAGCAGTACATTGCTATCGATATAACGGGCGACTACACGTACGAGGAAGACCGTGATATTCACGGCGATGACAGCAATTCCAGCGATGATGGCATCATGATGAAGCGAACCCGACCCAAGAAACGTGTCCCTTGGTATAAGAAGGATAGTCGGAAGCCTGCTGAGTTAGATGGCAAGATTATTGCGAAACTGCCACCTAGCTACCTCAAGTATCGAGCGTACACTCCGGAAATCGCCATCGATACGGCCAATAGAGTCTCCCTGGGGGAGTTCTTCCTCGCCTTGAGACCGCCACCTTTTAAAAACAGAGCAATTTCAAAATGGTATAGGAAGTTTAAATAG
- a CDS encoding uncharacterized protein (EggNog:ENOG41~TransMembrane:2 (i177-196o208-226i)), translating into MDDPFSATHLVRNCIRAAWEQMIWRDEHQVSRHLTQNVWHHRISHRVPPLEDFENKMAIDNEAMKDYQTLMSLQESARHNRYILQLILYKFRLRDTRCLSVKAPEFHNHMAEGAESWKFLDAKLQYIEESLTNHTKMYYDRSAMEETYEAKMQSRESMRQTKETAAANRMARSSGQLTKIATIIVPCTFVASIFSMGGEFAAGESLFYVYWIISVPITLGLLFWIIHEDIVDAVQKPKKWMNSRKTKLSEKSQA; encoded by the coding sequence ATGGATGATCCATTTTCAGCAACACACCTTGTTCGCAATTGTATTCGCGCGGCGTGGGAGCAGATGATCTGGCGAGATGAACACCAAGTCAGCAGGCACCTGACTCAAAATGTGTGGCATCACCGTATCAGCCACAGGGTTCCTCCACTGGAGGATTTTGAAAACAAAATGGCCATTGATAACGAAGCCATGAAGGACTATCAGACACTTATGAGTCTGCAAGAATCTGCTAGGCATAACAGATACATACTCCAACTtattctttataaatttcGCCTTCGAGACACACGCTGTTTGTCAGTAAAGGCGCCAGAATTTCACAATCACATGGCAGAAGGGGCTGAGTCGTGGAAGTTTTTGGATGCAAAGCTTCAGTACATAGAGGAATCTCTCACTAATCACACAAAGATGTACTATGATCGCTCTGCAATGGAAGAGACGTACGAAGCCAAGATGCAATCGCGGGAATCAATGCGGCAAACAAAGGAGACCGCAGCCGCGAATCGGATGGCACGAAGCTCCGGCCAGCTAACCAAGATAGCTACCATCATTGTGCCCTGCACGTTTGtggcctccatcttctccatggGTGGGGAGTTTGCTGCTGGCGAGAGCCTGTTTTACGTTTACTGGATTATATCTGTGCCCATCACTCTTGGATTACTTTTCTGGATCATTCATGAAGATATAGTGGATGCTGTGCAAAAGCCGAAAAAATGGATGAActcgaggaagacgaagcttAGTGAAAAGTCGCAAGCATAG